In the Gemmatimonadaceae bacterium genome, one interval contains:
- the larC gene encoding nickel pincer cofactor biosynthesis protein LarC, whose amino-acid sequence MTLAILDPFSGISGDMTLGALVAVGLDRDWLRALPGRLGLEGVGVRIADVQRASIACVKVDFDIPSQPHGRHLKQIRELVQRSDAPDGVKAGADAAFTAIAEQEAAIHGTTVERVHLHEVGAVDAILDVVGAIWGFEQLGVNRVYCGPISLGDGFVEAAHGRLPVPAPATMRLLEGQRVRPGPEGSGELVTPTGAALVRVLSSGPISGQYTPRRSGFGAGTREFEGRPNALRIVLADDDGPAGMAVEYLVQLACDLDDLAGEYVAGAADRLRAAGALDVVIIPTIMKKGRPGTRIEVLCQAASAGTLERVLLDESTTLGVRCTTVVRHAAPRETLMVRVEGHEIRVKVALLGAGTRRAKPEYDDVARVALATGRTLRDIFLEAADLAVRA is encoded by the coding sequence ATGACCCTGGCGATTCTGGATCCGTTCAGCGGGATCTCGGGCGACATGACGCTCGGGGCGCTGGTGGCCGTGGGCCTGGACCGCGACTGGCTGCGGGCACTTCCCGGGCGCCTCGGGCTGGAGGGGGTGGGTGTGCGCATCGCCGACGTCCAGCGCGCGTCGATCGCCTGCGTGAAGGTGGACTTCGACATCCCGTCGCAGCCGCACGGCCGCCACCTGAAGCAGATCCGCGAGCTGGTGCAGCGGAGCGACGCACCCGACGGCGTGAAGGCCGGTGCCGACGCGGCGTTCACGGCGATTGCCGAGCAGGAGGCGGCGATCCACGGCACGACGGTGGAGCGGGTGCATTTGCACGAGGTGGGAGCGGTGGACGCGATCCTCGACGTGGTGGGGGCCATCTGGGGGTTCGAGCAGCTGGGCGTGAACCGGGTCTATTGCGGTCCGATCAGCCTGGGCGACGGGTTCGTGGAGGCCGCGCACGGGCGGCTGCCGGTGCCGGCGCCGGCCACCATGCGGCTGCTCGAGGGGCAGCGCGTGCGGCCGGGGCCCGAGGGCTCGGGTGAACTGGTGACTCCCACGGGCGCGGCGTTGGTGCGCGTGTTGTCGTCGGGGCCGATATCCGGACAGTACACGCCCCGCCGCAGCGGATTCGGGGCGGGGACCCGTGAGTTCGAAGGGCGGCCCAACGCCTTGCGCATCGTGCTTGCCGACGACGACGGCCCGGCCGGCATGGCGGTGGAGTACCTGGTTCAGCTGGCGTGCGATCTCGACGATCTGGCCGGTGAGTACGTGGCCGGGGCCGCCGACCGGCTCCGCGCGGCAGGCGCGCTGGACGTCGTCATCATCCCGACGATCATGAAGAAGGGACGCCCGGGCACGCGGATCGAGGTACTGTGTCAGGCCGCCAGCGCCGGGACCCTGGAGCGCGTATTGCTGGATGAAAGCACGACGCTCGGGGTACGGTGTACGACCGTGGTGCGCCACGCGGCCCCGCGCGAAACCCTCATGGTGCGAGTCGAGGGGCACGAGATCCGCGTCAAGGTCGCCCTTTTGGGGGCCGGCACACGGCGCGCCAAGCCGGAATACGACGACGTGGCGCGGGTCGCCCTGGCGACAGGGCGGACGCTGAGAGATATATTTCTCGAGGCCGCCGATCTGGCGGTTCGAGCCTGA
- a CDS encoding threonine synthase, with the protein MTHWHLECSACSHTAPGDSLATVCPACGQPYLVRYDMPSPRRDAIAQRWDMWRYRSILPVLADEEPVSLGEGTTPMMELPELARAIGVRRLWVKDEGLNPTASFKARGMSAAVTRAAGHAVPGLVVPTAGNAGAALTAYGAAAKLPVRVYAPRSTPKPILDTIAALGADLQLVDGHIGDAGKQAKAFAAESGYFDVSTLREPYRIEGKKTMGIEVAEQLGWRLPTHIVYPTGGGTGLIGMWKVFAELRAYGWLAPDEAYPRMIVAQSAGCAPMVRAFEAGADHATPWQNPETYASGLRVPGPLGDRLILRALRESGGDAHAVSDDVIRVATARLARGSGMDVCPEGGCAFAVAEQLVRAGRIGADSEVVVFNTGSGASYRF; encoded by the coding sequence GTGACGCATTGGCACCTCGAGTGCTCGGCCTGCTCGCACACGGCGCCGGGCGATAGTCTCGCCACCGTCTGCCCCGCGTGCGGGCAGCCGTATCTCGTTCGTTACGACATGCCGTCGCCGCGCCGCGACGCGATTGCCCAGCGCTGGGACATGTGGCGCTACCGGTCGATCCTGCCCGTGCTGGCCGACGAGGAGCCGGTGTCGCTGGGAGAGGGTACGACGCCCATGATGGAGTTGCCTGAACTCGCCCGTGCGATCGGGGTGCGCCGGCTCTGGGTCAAGGACGAGGGCCTCAACCCCACGGCGTCGTTCAAGGCGCGCGGGATGAGCGCGGCGGTGACGCGGGCCGCGGGGCACGCGGTGCCGGGCCTGGTGGTGCCCACGGCGGGCAACGCGGGCGCGGCGCTCACCGCGTACGGGGCGGCCGCCAAGCTGCCGGTGCGGGTGTACGCACCGCGCAGCACTCCCAAACCGATTCTCGACACGATTGCCGCCCTGGGGGCCGACCTGCAGTTGGTGGACGGCCACATCGGCGACGCCGGCAAGCAGGCCAAGGCATTCGCCGCGGAGAGCGGGTATTTCGACGTGTCCACGCTGCGCGAGCCGTACCGGATCGAGGGCAAGAAGACGATGGGCATCGAGGTCGCCGAGCAGTTGGGCTGGCGGCTGCCCACGCACATCGTGTATCCCACCGGCGGCGGCACCGGGCTGATCGGGATGTGGAAGGTGTTCGCCGAGTTGCGGGCGTACGGATGGCTGGCGCCTGATGAGGCGTATCCGCGGATGATCGTCGCCCAATCGGCGGGTTGCGCGCCGATGGTGCGCGCATTCGAGGCGGGCGCCGACCATGCCACACCGTGGCAGAACCCCGAGACGTACGCCAGCGGACTACGGGTGCCCGGCCCGCTGGGCGACCGGCTCATTCTCCGCGCCTTGCGCGAGAGTGGGGGCGATGCCCACGCGGTGAGCGACGACGTGATCCGCGTTGCCACGGCCCGGCTGGCCCGGGGGTCGGGAATGGACGTGTGCCCCGAGGGCGGGTGTGCCTTTGCCGTGGCCGAGCAGCTCGTCCGGGCCGGCCGCATCGGCGCGGATTCCGAGGTCGTGGTGTTCAACACCGGCAGCGGCGCATCATACAGGTTCTGA
- the uvrC gene encoding excinuclease ABC subunit UvrC has product MTLPASLFDRVSHLPESPGVYLWKDVRGEVLYVGKAKRLRSRVRSYLAAERLENPKTRVMMRQVADLETIVVPTEPAALILESNLIKEHRPRYNVVLRDDKSYPYIKVAVHEPFPRVLVTRRLLDDGARYFGPYTDVGAMRRALNVVKRLFTVRSCNYDMPRQMPERPCLDYYIKRCKAPCVFLQSQADYRAMIDEVLVFLDGRTDEVIRRVKERMDAAAAALDFERAAELRDALKHLDRMEEPTVMLEVEGGDRDVIGFARDGDDACVVLLRIRGGKLLGREHQFVEHVEGESDAAALSAYLVGGYLPLDDHAPEAFLPFASEDPELTQVSLAPVRLVVPQRGPKRELVALAEQNARHLLEEALLEGDETTERAGDPVYELQRQLGLQKLPRTLVCFDISHAQGTDTVASCVWFQNGRPNRAEYRKFNVKSVNGIDDFASMHEVVGRYFARRAEDQKPLPDLVVIDGGKGQLGAAHNALVELGLGEMPMISLAKREEEIFVIGRGESLRLPRRSPALRMLQQARDEAHRFAISFQRNRRKARTVTSALLDIPGVGPSKRRQLLQAFGSLQGVRDATPEAIAALPGFSEKFAQRVLAALRASSPTAPPPEAPAAPRFTEESS; this is encoded by the coding sequence GTGACCCTGCCGGCGAGCCTCTTCGATCGGGTGAGCCACCTCCCCGAGTCTCCGGGCGTCTACCTGTGGAAGGACGTCCGCGGGGAGGTGCTGTACGTGGGCAAGGCCAAGCGGCTGCGCTCGCGCGTGCGCAGCTACCTGGCCGCGGAGCGGCTCGAGAATCCGAAGACCCGCGTCATGATGCGGCAGGTGGCCGACCTCGAGACGATCGTCGTGCCCACGGAGCCGGCGGCGCTGATCCTCGAATCGAATCTGATCAAGGAGCACCGGCCGCGGTACAACGTCGTATTGCGCGACGACAAGTCGTACCCGTACATCAAGGTGGCGGTGCACGAGCCGTTCCCGCGGGTGCTCGTCACGCGGCGTCTGCTCGACGACGGTGCCCGCTACTTCGGCCCGTACACCGACGTGGGCGCGATGCGCCGAGCGCTCAACGTGGTGAAGCGCTTGTTCACGGTGCGGTCGTGCAACTACGACATGCCCCGTCAGATGCCCGAACGGCCGTGCCTGGACTACTACATCAAGCGGTGCAAGGCGCCGTGCGTGTTCCTGCAGAGCCAGGCCGACTACCGGGCGATGATCGACGAGGTGTTGGTGTTCCTGGACGGCCGGACCGACGAGGTCATCCGCCGCGTGAAGGAACGGATGGACGCGGCCGCGGCGGCGCTGGACTTCGAACGTGCGGCGGAGTTGCGCGATGCGCTCAAACACTTGGACCGGATGGAAGAGCCGACGGTCATGCTCGAGGTCGAGGGCGGGGACCGCGACGTGATCGGGTTCGCGCGCGACGGCGACGACGCGTGCGTGGTGCTGCTGCGCATTCGCGGCGGCAAGCTGCTCGGCCGCGAGCACCAGTTCGTGGAGCACGTGGAGGGGGAGAGCGACGCGGCCGCACTGTCGGCCTATCTGGTGGGCGGATACCTGCCGCTCGACGATCACGCCCCCGAGGCGTTCCTCCCGTTCGCGAGCGAGGATCCGGAGTTGACGCAGGTCTCGCTGGCGCCGGTGCGCCTCGTCGTGCCGCAACGGGGCCCCAAACGCGAGCTGGTGGCGCTCGCCGAGCAGAACGCACGCCATCTGCTCGAAGAAGCCCTGCTGGAAGGGGATGAGACCACCGAGCGTGCCGGCGATCCGGTATACGAACTGCAGCGGCAACTGGGGCTGCAGAAGCTTCCGCGGACGCTCGTCTGCTTCGACATCTCGCATGCCCAGGGCACGGACACGGTCGCCTCGTGCGTCTGGTTCCAGAACGGCCGGCCCAACCGCGCGGAGTACCGCAAGTTCAACGTGAAGTCGGTGAACGGGATCGATGACTTCGCGTCGATGCACGAGGTCGTGGGCCGGTATTTCGCCCGGCGCGCCGAAGACCAAAAGCCATTGCCCGATCTGGTGGTCATTGACGGCGGGAAGGGACAGCTTGGCGCCGCGCACAACGCGCTCGTGGAGCTCGGTCTGGGCGAGATGCCCATGATCAGCCTGGCCAAGCGCGAGGAGGAGATCTTCGTCATCGGGCGCGGCGAGTCGCTGCGCCTGCCGCGCCGATCGCCGGCGCTGCGCATGCTGCAGCAGGCGCGGGACGAAGCCCACCGATTCGCGATTAGCTTTCAACGGAATCGCCGGAAGGCGCGCACCGTCACGTCGGCGCTGCTCGACATCCCGGGAGTCGGGCCGTCGAAGCGGCGGCAGCTGCTGCAGGCGTTCGGATCGTTGCAGGGCGTGCGCGACGCCACGCCCGAGGCGATCGCCGCCCTGCCGGGATTCAGTGAAAAATTCGCCCAGCGCGTGCTCGCCGCGCTCCGGGCTTCATCGCCCACCGCACCGCCGCCGGAAGCCCCGGCGGCGCCACGTTTCACCGAGGAATCCTCGTGA
- the murJ gene encoding murein biosynthesis integral membrane protein MurJ, producing MREPRPHGAADHRAPRTHTGAAAALVATGILASRVLGLIRNSLIARYLGTTVAADAWTAAFKVPNTLQNLFGEGALSAAFVPVYARLLGAGEDAEADRVAGAVAAILGLTIAVFVLVGILAAPQLIYAIAPGFSGARRALTVTLTRILFPGAGFLALSAWCLGVLNSHRKFLIAYTAPIAWNLSLIVALLWWGPGADKAHVVTVMAWASVCGSMLQFAVQLPAVRKVAPRLRVAFEATSTNVREIIRNFGPAFVSRGVVQISSFIDQILTSFLPIGMPAVFGFANTLYLLPVSMFGAAISVAELPEMSRATAEEHEAGGTLRPRIDAGLRRIAFLVVPSAVAFVTLGDVLIRVVYEHGHFTAIDAVYTWAVLCGSAVGLLAGTLGRLYSSTYYALRDTRTPLRFAVIRVALTMVLGATFAFGVPRWFGLDPHWGAAGLSASAGLAAWVEFTLLRRRLNARIGETGLPARFTITLWGLAAASAVLALLVQRSTGDWRRMAAGVAVIAVYGTAYMGGAMLLRVPEAHGIVSGFTRRFRPGR from the coding sequence GTGCGTGAACCGCGGCCCCACGGGGCGGCGGACCATCGCGCGCCGCGCACGCACACCGGAGCGGCGGCGGCCCTGGTGGCCACGGGCATCCTGGCCTCGCGGGTGCTGGGCCTGATCCGCAACTCGCTGATCGCGCGGTACCTGGGGACCACGGTGGCGGCGGACGCCTGGACCGCGGCATTCAAGGTTCCTAATACCCTTCAGAATCTGTTCGGAGAGGGCGCGCTCTCGGCGGCGTTCGTGCCGGTCTACGCGCGGTTGCTCGGTGCCGGCGAGGATGCCGAGGCCGACCGGGTCGCCGGCGCCGTGGCGGCGATCCTCGGGCTGACGATCGCGGTGTTCGTGCTGGTGGGCATTCTCGCCGCGCCGCAGTTGATCTACGCCATTGCCCCGGGGTTCAGCGGCGCGCGGCGCGCGTTGACCGTGACGCTCACACGCATCCTGTTTCCGGGGGCCGGCTTCTTGGCGCTGTCGGCGTGGTGCCTCGGTGTGCTGAACAGCCATCGAAAATTCTTGATTGCGTATACGGCCCCGATCGCATGGAATCTGTCGTTGATCGTGGCGCTGCTCTGGTGGGGACCGGGGGCTGACAAGGCGCATGTGGTCACGGTGATGGCCTGGGCGTCGGTGTGCGGCAGCATGCTCCAGTTCGCGGTCCAGCTGCCCGCCGTGCGGAAGGTGGCGCCGCGGTTGCGCGTGGCGTTCGAGGCGACCAGCACCAACGTGCGCGAGATCATCCGGAACTTCGGACCGGCCTTCGTGAGCCGCGGCGTGGTGCAGATCAGCAGCTTCATCGACCAGATCCTCACGAGCTTCCTGCCCATCGGCATGCCCGCGGTCTTCGGGTTCGCTAACACGCTGTATCTGCTTCCAGTGAGCATGTTCGGCGCCGCAATCTCGGTCGCCGAGCTGCCCGAGATGTCGCGGGCCACGGCGGAGGAGCACGAGGCCGGGGGCACGCTGCGGCCGCGCATCGACGCCGGACTGCGGCGGATCGCCTTCCTCGTTGTGCCGTCGGCCGTGGCGTTCGTCACGCTGGGCGACGTGCTCATCCGCGTCGTGTACGAGCACGGGCATTTCACCGCCATCGACGCCGTCTACACCTGGGCCGTGTTGTGCGGCTCGGCCGTCGGGCTGCTGGCCGGCACCCTGGGGCGGCTGTATTCGTCCACCTACTACGCGCTCCGCGACACGCGGACGCCGCTGCGGTTCGCGGTGATTCGCGTGGCGCTCACCATGGTGCTCGGCGCGACGTTCGCGTTCGGCGTGCCGCGATGGTTCGGGCTCGATCCGCACTGGGGGGCGGCCGGACTCTCCGCGTCGGCCGGGCTCGCGGCGTGGGTGGAGTTCACGCTCCTGCGCCGCCGCCTGAACGCGCGGATCGGCGAGACCGGACTGCCGGCCCGGTTCACGATTACGTTGTGGGGGCTGGCCGCGGCGAGCGCCGTCCTCGCGCTGCTGGTGCAGCGCTCAACCGGCGACTGGCGCCGGATGGCGGCCGGGGTGGCCGTGATCGCGGTGTACGGCACGGCGTACATGGGCGGCGCGATGCTTCTTCGCGTGCCCGAGGCGCACGGCATCGTCTCGGGTTTCACGCGCCGGTTCCGGCCCGGACGCTGA
- the bshC gene encoding bacillithiol biosynthesis BshC, with protein sequence MSEPRVVTDPLGGSPLSRAVQAGRVDAAIVPPAPADAEAWRARALAIGSAAGATWLPAVRDAFGAPGIAMARLERVARAGGVVVTTGQQPGLFGGPVYTWSKAIGALAMADAIERETGVPAAPVFWAATDDADYSEANHTTVVDNDAVRVLATSAEPPAGTPMAGAPLGAVKPLLQLLRTACGSMAYAAAYEAAASAYADGATVGGAYVHLLRALLDPLGIAVLDSSHAAVRHAGAGVLRGALERAAAVDAALAARGAWLVAHQFDPQVAHVAGLSTVFVHEAGIKRRVPLSEAAAVAAAVAPDRLSPNVVLRPVLERAILPAVCYLGGPGELAYFAQVSAVASALAAPQPLAVPRWSCTIVEPAVDRALARLGIGLDELGDAEGLERRVAGAAVPGTVRQALEVLRGSIDRGLAGVGNADAASAGGALLRPDVLEGAKRQLTFRVDRLERRVVAAAKRRGSDALRDLRLAQAFTRPEGHRQERTLNFIPFLARHGDDLWRAMQTAAADHAAGMVSGGAARGA encoded by the coding sequence ATGAGTGAACCGCGTGTGGTCACCGACCCGCTGGGCGGCTCGCCCCTCTCGCGCGCCGTGCAGGCGGGCCGCGTGGATGCGGCGATCGTACCGCCGGCACCGGCCGACGCCGAAGCCTGGCGCGCGAGGGCGCTCGCGATCGGGAGTGCCGCCGGGGCAACCTGGCTGCCGGCAGTGCGCGACGCGTTCGGCGCGCCCGGAATTGCCATGGCGCGTCTGGAGCGGGTGGCGCGCGCCGGCGGCGTGGTGGTGACGACAGGACAACAGCCGGGGCTGTTCGGCGGTCCCGTGTACACCTGGTCGAAGGCCATCGGTGCGCTGGCCATGGCCGACGCGATCGAGCGTGAGACGGGCGTGCCGGCGGCGCCGGTGTTCTGGGCCGCCACCGACGATGCGGACTACTCGGAAGCGAACCACACCACCGTCGTGGACAACGACGCGGTCCGCGTGCTGGCTACGAGCGCGGAACCGCCGGCGGGCACGCCGATGGCGGGCGCGCCCCTGGGTGCGGTGAAGCCGCTGCTCCAACTGCTGCGGACGGCCTGCGGGTCCATGGCTTACGCGGCCGCTTACGAGGCGGCGGCCTCGGCCTACGCGGACGGGGCCACGGTGGGCGGCGCGTATGTGCATCTGCTGCGCGCTCTGCTCGACCCGCTGGGCATCGCCGTGCTCGACTCGTCCCACGCGGCCGTGCGGCATGCGGGTGCGGGTGTGCTACGCGGGGCGTTGGAACGTGCAGCCGCCGTCGACGCCGCGCTGGCAGCGCGCGGCGCCTGGCTGGTTGCGCACCAATTCGATCCCCAGGTGGCCCACGTCGCGGGACTGTCCACGGTGTTCGTGCACGAGGCGGGCATCAAACGGCGCGTGCCGCTGAGCGAGGCGGCCGCGGTGGCCGCGGCGGTCGCGCCGGACCGCCTCAGCCCGAACGTGGTGCTGCGCCCGGTACTCGAGCGCGCGATCCTCCCGGCGGTATGCTACCTCGGCGGCCCCGGGGAACTCGCCTACTTCGCGCAGGTGTCGGCGGTGGCGAGCGCGCTGGCGGCGCCACAGCCGTTGGCGGTGCCGCGGTGGTCGTGCACCATCGTCGAGCCCGCGGTGGATCGCGCACTGGCGCGGCTGGGCATCGGGCTCGACGAATTGGGGGATGCGGAAGGTCTGGAACGACGGGTGGCGGGCGCGGCGGTTCCCGGTACCGTCCGTCAGGCCCTCGAGGTGCTGCGGGGCTCGATCGACCGGGGATTGGCTGGCGTGGGCAACGCCGACGCGGCGTCGGCCGGTGGGGCGCTGCTGCGCCCCGACGTGCTCGAGGGAGCGAAACGCCAGCTGACGTTCCGCGTGGACCGCCTGGAGCGGCGGGTTGTGGCGGCAGCCAAGCGCCGGGGGAGCGATGCGCTCCGGGACCTGCGCCTGGCACAGGCGTTCACGCGGCCCGAGGGGCACCGGCAGGAGCGGACGCTCAACTTCATTCCGTTTCTCGCGCGGCACGGCGACGATCTGTGGCGCGCGATGCAGACGGCGGCTGCCGACCATGCGGCGGGGATGGTGAGCGGGGGAGCGGCGCGTGGTGCGTGA
- a CDS encoding 23S rRNA (pseudouridine(1915)-N(3))-methyltransferase RlmH gives MILAAVGKPRNAALAAAIAFYEMRAGRYWPLVVHEVREEPARSAPPDLVLAREGERLAAKVGAADLVVCDERGDAMTSEAFARYLQAARERARDVAFVIGGAYGLAPVLRDRASKRLALASWTLPHEMARLVLSEQLYRAGTIVRGEPYHK, from the coding sequence GTGATCCTCGCCGCCGTCGGCAAGCCGCGCAATGCGGCGCTGGCGGCGGCGATCGCGTTCTACGAGATGCGCGCCGGCCGATACTGGCCGCTCGTGGTGCACGAAGTCCGGGAGGAGCCGGCGCGGTCGGCGCCCCCCGATCTGGTCCTGGCCCGCGAGGGCGAGCGTCTCGCGGCCAAAGTCGGCGCCGCCGATCTCGTGGTGTGCGACGAGCGGGGCGACGCGATGACATCGGAGGCATTCGCCCGATACCTCCAGGCAGCGCGCGAGCGGGCGCGTGATGTCGCGTTCGTCATCGGCGGAGCCTACGGCCTGGCGCCCGTATTGCGCGACCGAGCCTCCAAGCGCCTCGCGCTGGCGTCGTGGACCCTGCCGCACGAGATGGCCCGGCTGGTGCTGTCCGAGCAACTGTACCGGGCGGGGACGATCGTCCGCGGCGAACCGTACCACAAGTGA
- a CDS encoding Glu/Leu/Phe/Val dehydrogenase gives MATDLRLPTHKIVRPDKDRFLDEDNPFEAMMSRFDRAAELLDLEPGLYKVLRHPEKQIIISIPVMLDSGEVEVYTGYRVLYNTSRGPAKGGIRFDEHVTLEEVKALAAWMTWKCAVVNLPFGGSKGGVICDPLKMSVGELERLTRRYTSGIMSTLGPDSDVPAPDVNTNERVMAWVMDTYSMHMRHTVTAVVTGKPVEMGGSLGRREATGRGCMIVIKEALKHLGMEIKGATVAVQGFGNVGSVAADLLAREGCKIQAISDRTGAYYNKAGIDVAAAIKHVQDHKSLEKFAGGDAISNADLLTLDVDVLVPAALENVITSKNADKIRAKVICEGANGPTTAKADEILDEKGVFVIPDILANAGGVTVSYFEWVQDRGGYFWTEDVVNERLNDIMRNSFADVLRLSTTHKVNMRTAAYMLAISRVATVHRLRGVYA, from the coding sequence ATGGCGACTGATCTGAGACTGCCAACACATAAAATCGTCCGTCCCGACAAGGACCGCTTTCTCGACGAGGACAATCCCTTCGAGGCGATGATGTCGCGGTTCGATCGCGCGGCGGAACTGCTCGACCTCGAGCCCGGGCTGTACAAGGTCCTGCGGCATCCTGAGAAACAGATCATCATCTCGATCCCCGTGATGCTCGACAGTGGTGAAGTCGAGGTGTACACGGGGTATCGTGTCTTGTACAACACGTCACGCGGGCCAGCCAAGGGCGGGATTCGCTTCGACGAACACGTGACGCTGGAGGAGGTCAAGGCGCTGGCGGCTTGGATGACCTGGAAGTGCGCGGTAGTCAATCTGCCGTTCGGGGGATCCAAGGGGGGCGTGATCTGCGACCCTCTCAAGATGAGCGTGGGCGAGCTGGAGCGGCTGACTCGGCGCTACACCTCGGGCATCATGAGCACCCTGGGGCCGGACTCCGACGTTCCAGCGCCCGACGTGAACACGAACGAGCGCGTGATGGCGTGGGTGATGGACACGTACTCGATGCACATGCGGCACACGGTCACCGCGGTGGTGACGGGCAAGCCGGTGGAGATGGGCGGCTCGCTGGGCCGCCGGGAAGCAACCGGGCGCGGGTGCATGATCGTGATCAAGGAAGCGCTCAAGCATCTCGGGATGGAGATCAAGGGCGCGACCGTGGCCGTGCAAGGCTTCGGCAACGTGGGTTCGGTGGCGGCGGATCTGTTGGCGCGAGAAGGGTGTAAGATCCAAGCGATCAGCGATCGCACCGGCGCCTACTACAACAAGGCGGGCATCGACGTCGCCGCGGCCATCAAGCACGTACAGGATCACAAGTCGCTCGAGAAGTTCGCAGGAGGCGATGCGATCTCCAACGCCGACTTGCTGACGCTGGACGTGGACGTGCTGGTGCCGGCGGCGCTGGAGAACGTGATCACGAGCAAGAACGCCGATAAGATCCGCGCAAAAGTCATCTGCGAGGGCGCCAACGGGCCGACGACGGCGAAGGCCGACGAGATTCTGGATGAGAAGGGCGTGTTTGTGATCCCCGACATCCTGGCCAACGCCGGCGGCGTGACGGTCTCGTATTTCGAATGGGTGCAGGACCGCGGCGGCTATTTCTGGACCGAGGATGTGGTGAACGAACGGCTGAACGACATCATGCGGAACAGCTTCGCCGACGTCCTGCGCCTCTCCACCACGCACAAGGTGAACATGCGCACGGCGGCCTACATGCTGGCGATCAGCCGTGTGGCCACGGTGCACCGGCTCCGCGGCGTGTACGCGTGA
- the lpxK gene encoding tetraacyldisaccharide 4'-kinase, producing the protein MSDSMLHRLWFDRGGAAGAARLGLWPAAAVFRAVVAARNALYDLGALPVRPGAIPAIAVGNLTVGGTGKTPVSAWMAGELARRGAAPAIVLRGYGGDEPQVHERLNPAIPVVVEADRAAGLARARALGATIAVLDDAFQHRGVTRLADVVLVSAERGLRGWRMLPAGPFREPPSALRRAALVVVTRKTASAAEAAQVLAGATEISGTPGAVVHLEAASIEAAVSGASLPLSAAVGRRVVLITGVGEPELLAAQLRRAGADVELLAFPDHHAFSDAELARAAAEASRGDALAVCTLKDAVKVLPRWPGPGPLWYVSQRLTVDQGREHLERLIDAAAAATRSNPPTAG; encoded by the coding sequence GTGAGCGACTCCATGCTGCACCGGCTCTGGTTCGATCGCGGCGGTGCTGCGGGAGCCGCCAGGCTCGGCCTGTGGCCCGCCGCGGCCGTCTTCCGGGCCGTCGTGGCGGCCCGGAACGCCCTGTACGACCTTGGAGCGCTTCCGGTGCGCCCCGGGGCTATCCCGGCGATCGCCGTCGGCAATCTGACCGTCGGGGGCACCGGCAAGACCCCGGTGTCGGCCTGGATGGCCGGCGAGTTGGCCCGCCGCGGCGCGGCGCCAGCCATCGTCCTGCGGGGGTATGGCGGCGACGAGCCGCAAGTGCACGAGCGGCTCAATCCGGCCATTCCGGTGGTGGTCGAAGCCGACCGGGCGGCCGGGCTAGCGCGGGCCCGCGCACTCGGAGCCACGATCGCGGTGCTCGACGACGCGTTCCAGCACCGGGGAGTGACGCGCCTCGCGGACGTGGTGCTCGTCTCGGCGGAACGGGGCCTGCGCGGGTGGCGGATGCTGCCGGCGGGGCCGTTCCGCGAGCCGCCGTCGGCGTTGCGCCGGGCAGCCCTTGTGGTGGTGACCCGGAAGACGGCGAGCGCCGCCGAGGCGGCCCAGGTGCTGGCGGGGGCAACCGAGATTTCGGGAACCCCGGGCGCCGTGGTGCATCTGGAGGCCGCCTCCATCGAGGCGGCCGTGTCGGGCGCGTCGCTCCCGCTGTCGGCGGCGGTTGGGCGGCGCGTCGTGCTGATCACGGGGGTCGGGGAACCCGAACTGCTCGCCGCGCAGCTGCGCCGCGCCGGGGCCGACGTGGAGCTGCTGGCGTTCCCGGACCACCACGCGTTCAGCGACGCGGAACTGGCGCGGGCGGCCGCGGAGGCCTCGCGCGGCGACGCCCTGGCCGTCTGCACCCTCAAGGACGCCGTCAAGGTATTGCCGCGGTGGCCCGGTCCCGGGCCGCTATGGTATGTTTCACAACGGTTGACCGTCGACCAGGGGAGGGAACACCTGGAGCGTCTGATTGACGCCGCGGCCGCCGCGACCCGATCCAACCCTCCAACCGCCGGCTAG